From the genome of Vanessa cardui chromosome 17, ilVanCard2.1, whole genome shotgun sequence:
CACGTGTCGCCCGACGCCGTCGCACGTATTTAGGATTGTTCGAATGAGACCCGCGGCTGTCGTAATGAGTAAGATgttgaaaaacaaattatagcTGCGAGAGTTTCGGAGCACTCTGTGGATAATTAGAAAGTTGAGTCCCTAATGCCGGATTGCGGATCCGAATGAAGTTTTCATCGAGCAGCTTTAGAAGATTCTCGCGTCGTATTTATTCCAAGTCTTGGCACAAATTCTGTTCAAATAATCtctgattaaattttaatacttacgTATTTTCAACATACATTTGCGTTATATACGAACTGTACTTTGACGTCGTTACAGAGACTCACAGACGATATCGTaccaagttattattatatttataagttattacataTGAATACATTGTTGAAAAATAATCctcaattgttattttaaggtTCTTCTTTAAAGATTTCTTTGTTTTCAGACTTTTGTCAATCAAAAAATCGGTAAGTAATGATGTAATTcgtttatatagaaaaaatacaattttgattAGTTGAAGTAACAAAAAGGCTATCTCAGAGTGCATATTATAACAATTGTATTCACATTGCCTGCATTAATTGAGATACCTTTACGTTAGAGGCCTCTTTCCTTTGACACGTGGGTACAGCGGGGCCTCCGAGTGAAACATTTAAAGAGtcgtaatttaaaattcgaacggcTTGATGTTGCACAAAAATAAGCAGCCACAGTATTTAGGACGGGAGTTCATCAACCACCGCCATTCATCTCCTGTCCCGGCATCACCATCAGTTAACGTCGCCGTTTTATTGTGAATCTTTTTCATTCACTCGACGCCATTTTTTATCTTTCAAAGTATGACAGTAATTTGTTTAGAGAtacatttagaaataatatgtattcaCGCGGCGCGTCGCTGGAGGATTTAATTACACTGAGTTTTAGGTATTCAATATTGCTgcgagtttaattataatttatgcaaaCATTAAGCATCACAACTCTTTAGCGATGTGACAAACAATCTTGAAACTCCGCAAGTAAGTTTTCTGTGATACACAAACATATACTgggaatacattttatttacatatgttttcAAAATGGCGAACGCGCAGAATGAGTTGATTGAATGGAAGCGTATTGCTTGCTTAATGATTACTTAACAACATACAACATGAATCTGTACGATCGGGTATGAGCACATCTCAAGCGTAAGTTTGTTACATtggttatattttgttaaatatctaaatatattacgtAACTGCAAGATATTTGTAGAAACAACATCATGTCTTTGTTGTAAAATGCATGATTCTTAAGTTTATATTGACTTTATTCAAAATctatttctttgaaatataatGCTACTTAGCGTTAAAACCGTCGTATAGTGCAacttaaatagttttatgtaatttgtacCGTAAAATCTGAACATgggaaaataaaatcatattattgaGATGGGATGGAGATATGACCTGTGGACAAACTATTTGTCGGGACAAATAGTTTGTCCCACAGGTTGTGAGTAGGTAcactttacaatttattaatataaagactAGTAACTGATCCTGACACGTAACAGCGTTAACGTTCCCTAaaagatgatattttattattatatcgttcttaatatacataatcatTTCATGAATTTAACCGTTTTACGAAATAAAAGCttccataattatataaaaacacgtGTAGAGAATTTCATAACGTTGTGTAGTATTTCCAATGACACATATTCAACACATCTGACAAGTTCAGGGCCGCCGATGGACGTCAACGGAGTTCGGCGGTTCTATTCCCGGCAGTGACACGTCCCCGCTTCGGTGCTCACGGAGCGCTGCGGGATCTTGGCAGGGCCGCAGGGTCGTTGCTCGCATACTTCGCTATAATTAATCTTGATGCAAATTCCCAACCTGCAATTTTGCCTTCACCTTTTAGAAGTGACAGAACATTGTTACGACATCGGACGATTTCTATTCCATCGCTGCAATGTAATCGACGACCGCCGTACCGTCAGCATAAAACGTGTGTAATTATACAAATGAGTTAGATGCTTACAAAAACTAATTCATATACCTTAGACCCCGTTTTAGTAATGTGTCATTTTATAAGTAGTTGGTTGATATGAATCTGACCTTTCAAacattcatctcgtgttcggcgcgGCGGTGAGAAAAATCGTGAAAAGCCCTGCGTGCTGATTGAAATCTGCCACGTgtatccaacccgcattgaaggaGTGTGGTCGTCAGAATCTTATCTTATTTTTGAGAAAGATAGACATGAACAGACTGTTACTTTGTATgagaaatttattgtaatttttattgaagttatgtatgtgatctatatatattaattttattttattattatttttataacattttgttgTGCAATACggcataaacaaattaattaacaataacgcgatttaataaagtttcataTTCGAATTGATTTGAGCAGTTGATTGCTAATGCTTTCAATTCGAATTCATCGTGAGCGCCGTGACAATTCAAGATTGatctataaattgtttattgacAATAACAAGTACCTACTTTATTAGCGGTGAAGTCTGAATATCGTGttagttgtattttatttttttaattctaaacttAAACAATCTTGGTTAAAAAACCGAGAAGAGTTCGTACTGAAtccaaatatagtaaatatgatttaccatttaaatactttataagtaCTCAACACTTATCTGAAgctattacatacatatatgcattaACACACATGTCATAGTATTGCTAAGAACACATGGTTTtgaatatagttaaaaaaatatgtacatttaattggatgttattttataaatatttgttgtaaACAATGATTTGCCAGATTTTAACCGAAGCGTGCGAGCTTGGCAAGATGTGTGCATTGACGTCAGACTTCTGGACTCTTCAGCCAATACTGTTGCCAGGTGAACAGTGTAAAGTAGCAAATTGTACATAGCTGTTGGAGGAATGCCTCGGACGTCAACCGCCGCAGCCGCCAGGGAGTCTGGCTGGGCGAAACTTGGACCGGCCGCAAGACGAGCAACGTGACGACTGCCGGAACAATTAACAATAAGCCTTAAAACCTCGCATCGCAGTTCGCTTCTCAGTAACGCTACAGTCGCGGCCACAGCGGGGCATGGCGCGGACAGCACTCTGAGAATGTCAGGGTAATTCAATATTTGTGACAAAATTCGAATTCTCGCTGCACTCGCGGCAATTTGTCTGAAAGCATTGTCCCTCTCGGGCCGCGCGGCCGCAGCGCTCGCGTCACGCTCGACTCTCAGATGGAATAGCAATCAGTCAAACATTTGcattgcatttaaaaataactaatacgaaatatattggaaataaattttctttaagaaACAACTCAAATAGTATCTgtcaatatattcattatttattggaGAAATTGTAGCAGTCAACATACAAAATCTTATTCTTATACAGATCATGTAAGTAGTCAAAATATAAAGGGCTTTTATATTCAGACCCTCGAGAAGGAAGGGTTGCGAAGGTTCTTTCAATTTGAAGGGTTTGCAAAGTTTCATTGGATAAACGCTATCAGGCGGCAATTGTAACTGATAGTTATCCAACATTATTGCCAAGTTCCACGAGCCGATTCGAAACATAAATTAACGCTCTGAGTAAACTCCCAACTTACAACTCTGCCGTCAAGTTTACCCTCTCCTAACCTTCGGTATTCGTCCCAAATAACTATTTGAATTCTATCTTCACAATCATAAGGTTTTAAATCGCTTGAATCTAATTTAAGAGATTCCTTAAAATTGTCTTTAATCCATTCAGCTCCTTATAGTGTCTAGCTTAGAGTGTAATTTCCAATGTTAAGTTTTTCTTATACAATCAGCTAGGTGGATGTTTAGTAAAGTCTAGTGAATAGTCCTTATCAAATGATTACTCAACAAGCATCAGAACAGTTCTGACTATTTGAATTGTCTTAATGATGAAGTTAAACTATTAGATAACTTAAACGTCACGTCacgaattattatattatagaagatGATAAACTGAGCgaagaagtaataataaataataattataattgagatCACTACGCCCGAAAGACATACGTAGAACTGATTGCAGGGAACATCTTGTATTTGTTTGCCGCTTGCGGTTATCACGTGGTCTCGGCCGAAGGAAAATACCGTTAAGTCGTTTGTTACGGTGAAAGTTATTACGAACTGCGACGTTGTGTTCTCTAAGCGGACTCAACAACAACACCTctcaatttacttaaaataacatttataattatctagAAAGAGTTATGGTCCGTAATAGTCAATGATATACATTTTCAATCTTTcggtattaattatattttccttCAGCGTACGATATTGTTGGATACAAGATATAAATGATCCTCTTAATCTTCATTAACCGTTGCCTACACGAGTGTACACGGCATAGCCACTGTTGTAGCATCAAACTTGAAACCGTGCCAACGCGGCATATTACAGAAGTTTGTCCCTAACGAGTCACCCGGATGCATTAAAGCCAAaactttaatatagttttagCAACTCGacttaaattttgattaaaagaaaataaggaCAGCAAATAATACTCTCTAGTGTCTTAAATCTTAAAACTTTGCCGTATTCGCTGATGGTAATACTTAAAGACGCGGGTAATTAATTGaccacatatatatttaagcagatatatttaaattgctaTGCCCACCACTTCGTGCGAGTTTGAACAAAACGAAGAAGTTATTGTCGAGATCACAGACTTTAGGTTAACTCCTGTATAAGACGGCTTTTGTGGTATTAAGTCTTTggttaaataaaagtaacataagTTTCTCCTTATTACTTCAGCTATCTGTCAGTTGAAGTCCCGTCGAAATtagtccaaccgttccagagccggaacaatgtaaatgtaaataaaaaagcagttattttaatgttacaaacagatacttcgattttattatatatatagtccttatcatcattattatatatatagataaatatctcAATGTCATAAGTTGACATACAGTAGAATGGGTCATCTGTGTTTCAATTTATTAGGCCTATGGCATGCTGGCTCGACGCGGTCATGTTTACAAAGCATTCCGGTTGCCCGCGGGAATACTTTGATATTCACGCAAATcaatttcgtattttttattcaatccaAAATGGTCAGACCCCACTCGCGCGGAATGTTACAAACACTGAAagtcaattttatatacatattacttatTTACAAGTCGTTTCATCTCGTAGTccgttattaacaaaataatctaCATTGTTATGTTGCAGTTGAGTAACGAGGTTCAATGCTGTCACATGAGTTTCTATAAATttacgaaataattatattaaaaaagtataaccgtaaaaaagaaactttattcgttaataatttaaaaattatagaaataaaaatctcacagaacatttataattttctttaatgcGCTATCAAAAAATAAGCAGCACTttcttattgaatttatttgatgTGCTGCTGTTTTTAACTTTTATGTTACTGCACAAACAAGATATCGACATTATTTCGCGACCAACCAGTCACacgtacattattattattaattattaatattttacaaaacatataaGAATATCAGTAACCGCTTCATagtttattaacaatataaaatacttaaaaataattcctTAAGAGATTAAACCTCACTTAAAGCTAGTcgatatcttttttaatttcaaccaTTTCGTAGCTGGACGAGGGCATGTTGTAGCGCATGTAGGGCTCGTTGAAGGGCTGCGCCCTCGCTTTTCTCCTTATTTCCTGTATCAGTTTGATCACTCCCATCTGGAACTCCAACGTCTCGTCGTCGTCCAGCTTGTGTAGGCTCGGCAGGAGGCTCTTGAAGAACGAGATGTGAGCGTCCTCGACGTGGGCGGACTTGACGTCCATGTAGTGGATGTAGCCGGCGTCTTGCTCCTCCTGCTCGTGTGTTTTCAGCCGCTTGGCTGGTCTGTTGCTGCTGCTGGCGACGCTGTCGGAAGCGTCGTCACTGTTGTACTCCTCTATCTTATCTTTGCTCGCCTCCGCGTCCGTGCTGTCGCCCTTGTTGTAGTTCTTCAGAAGAAACTTCAACTGTTCGTGATACACGTACGGCTTGAACTTCCGTTTATCTTCAGAGACCGTCTTTTTCCAGGCGTCTCGGATGTTGGTCCATTTCTTCATAACCGTTTTGACTGTAAaaggattttatattattagtacgTTATACATTCACACAAACCAGACGCTGGCTGTCTATCTAAAACCAGGGTACGCGTTCGTTATCTCACCatagacatttttttctttacgaAGCATATCATTAAACTCGGGATTCAGAATCCTACAAATATCTTTCCACGCGTTCGATCTCAAAACGAAGTCCTTATGGCTCTCCAGGCTCTTGTCCCAGAGTCCCGGCCGGCTGTGCACCAGGCTGATGAGTAGCTCGGGGTCGATTTTGTCCATGTCGCCGGAGCATACACTGTGCGCAGTAGTATTTAAACGTAAAGTATCAACCGTCTTTAACCTTGAAACGTTCACGGCCGCGAGTCGTTCCTTTGTTATGCGGCGCCGACGGTTACACAACGCGAGAACGGGAAGTCGACGTGCGCGGAGATACGGCACGGGCGACATCGGCCGTGCTCGGCGACGGACTAACGGCGCACGGCAGACGGCGGCGGGGCGGCAGCAGTGCCGGTCGGGCGCTACACGAGATCAGAAGGCCGGACGGCGGCACGGTCGGCTGCCGCGCCGTCGGGGCCGGCAGGCGCCGGGGACGGGTCGCGGCCGTTGACCTCGTTCCGCGAATCGATATTACTTAattcaactttattattatttaagtattgtcACGATTCTTGTTTCATATCCTTTAGGACaatgatatatattaagtacttaCTTACATTCAATAGTAATAAAAGGCGTTGTGAGATGAATAAGATAGTAAAAGAGGCAAGCATGCACTCgcatatctttttaaaatatatcaaatgtaatttaatattttatatagtaataattaatattatttttaaattaagtatatttataaacattacaaatattagcacattataaactaaaactcGAATACAAGACAACAACATTTGATAACAATTTCATCCTACCTACCGGCGGTGCCTCGTACACTCGAACCCAAGCGGGATGCGTTTTATCATCTCCGAGTCCTGCTTAAGCCGTAACGAAATCGCGAGAAAACAAACTACAGGTCAATAAGGAAAACCGTGTTTGTGAAGCAGATAAAAGGTTGTTTGAGGGAAACAGCGGCCCTTTGTACGTAATCCCGGATTAGGGCCCGATCGTGTAATCCCCAGTTATTGCGGCTCGTGAAGGTGATCCTGGACTACTGAATGAACTTATGAATTTCCGGTGGCGTGGCTTATTGCTATCCGATATATCTATATTGAGCACGAGCCATGTCCTGCCACCCGACTCCGAACtgaatttatatacttatatttattatttccgtatttaatagaaatattataaatttctaagCAATTTCTATTGTACCTTTTCAGCTTGATGTAAGTCGTCATCGTTTTAGGATGTGTATCAGGACCAAACCCCCGACGCGGCCCACGTGCCTGTCAGCTATTGTTACCCAAGACTTCGACTACTTCAAATCTAAATCCAATCAATATGAGACACACACAATATTACTCGCGATTTTATTTCTAGATACTTAATCTCAACTCAACTTCttaattactttacatttttaacaGCCTATTGATTTTTCAatgagaattatttttaaaataataataatagtaacgaTTGATTGTTTGTGTTAAACTATTCCAGTTATATGGTTTAATCTTGTGATGTACTCACGGCTCTAATAGTCAAATATCAGAACACAAAAACTGGCAGAATCCCGACATATTTTGCGACCAAAAGGTAActttaataaatctattgtGATGTTAAGGAAATCCGGAGCTGTTTAAGAAATTCGCTCAAACGGAATAATAATCTGAATAATCCCCCATTTTTCTAAAGCATTCCTCATTTTGATTAAAGAATGCCTTTATGTCGGGCCCGAGTGCGGACATGTGTAGGCACCGGCTTTACCTTTTATTACGGTTTATTGGGATTAAGATTTCGATTCAATTGAGTTCAAAGacgttttattacaattatactcATATCCAATACTAAACGTATTGGATATgagtataatattgataaaataatatttataaataatctcaaCAGAACTAACAAAAATCGTAATTCATatcaagtttttaatattttctaggTTTAATGAAGATATGGGGTTCGTGATAGGCTAATGTTTATACTATGAGGATCTTTTGATGACcttcatggtcgagtagtgtgtacaacgCTTTGCATAGGTATCTATGCAAAGCGTTGTACACACTATAGCTAGCCTcatcgaggtcccgggttcgattcctgtccgagtagatgtagaaaaagtttattcgTTTTCTAttttgccttgggtctgggtatttgtggtatcgtcgttgctactgattttccaaaacacaagtgctttttctacttacattggcatcagagtaatgtatgtgatatagtccaatatttatttagttatttatcaTGTGTCGCATCTTGGTACACCAACTAGTACGCCGTGtcgacaattattaaaaataaactcttaCTCAATATGTAGGATgaatgatatatattaaatattggtcCATATTGGAccagcatggtggaataaatTTTAAGCGAAGAACAATTACAGGAGAACTTCGTGGGACACTGGTAATCATATTATTTGCTTCAGTGACTTCCTCGCAACGACCAACGAGCACACCGGGGAGCCGGCAGTACCTGCGTACAATAGGGTACTAGTTGTTTTCttgtaaattgttattgtaGCACAATAGATGAAGACCATTATCAGTGGAACGAGTTAAACGGTAAACACTCACCATTCGGCACCACGACACCATCGCCATCAGTTATTGATCTTTTAATGAAGACCCCTTTATCAATAATCCGGTCCCTCTCAGGTTAAACTTATATCTTATTCTTTTTTCTTCGCTATGATGACAAACGAAAAtctttactttcgcatttataatatttaaataagcgcTGTTACTGAAC
Proteins encoded in this window:
- the LOC124537090 gene encoding uncharacterized protein LOC124537090 — its product is MSPVPYLRARRLPVLALCNRRRRITKERLAAVNVSRLKTVDTLRLNTTAHSVCSGDMDKIDPELLISLVHSRPGLWDKSLESHKDFVLRSNAWKDICRILNPEFNDMLRKEKNVYVKTVMKKWTNIRDAWKKTVSEDKRKFKPYVYHEQLKFLLKNYNKGDSTDAEASKDKIEEYNSDDASDSVASSSNRPAKRLKTHEQEEQDAGYIHYMDVKSAHVEDAHISFFKSLLPSLHKLDDDETLEFQMGVIKLIQEIRRKARAQPFNEPYMRYNMPSSSYEMVEIKKDID